Genomic DNA from Chaetodon auriga isolate fChaAug3 chromosome 13, fChaAug3.hap1, whole genome shotgun sequence:
attttcatttgagcTACTGTCATAagacattttctgaaatatcACAAACACCTTGAGGGATGCCACTGTTCTTGAACTCTGGCTCCACCACTTGTATGGTATCATCTTCCAGGTAGAAGTAGATCTTGCACTTCCTGATTCTgtatgtctcattttgtgcctCAGTCACAGTTTCCTGGAAGTATGCTTCAAAACACAGAGCCTAGAGGGGCAAAAGGGCATTTTATCAAATTATGGCTTTTAGTTACCTAAGTGATCATTGGGTTTCAAGATTTCTTGAATGACCTCACAGAAATATGCAAATTTCAATGCTAGTGCAATGTTggtaaaaaatgatttaaactAAACTAATGAACACATAGACCACTGGAAATGTTGTATTGTACTAAGTGACATAATACACAGAGCATTCACTGTACTGTATGCaacatttgaacatttaaaGCCAGAGCTAAATATAAGTTTGAATTAAATTAGACATGTCAGTCCATTCTAATTTACTAGTACTCTATACGatgcacaaaaacatgtgaATATAACCAGTGAGGTAAAACTGAACAATTTCAACAAGACAGTTCACCTGTTTGTCAAAGGCAACCCATGATGGGAAGTGACTGCCCTGTCCCTTGGGGTTAACAGAATATTTGGGTTTCATCTTCTGGCCAACTAACAGCTCTCCTCCAATGCCTGGCTTTGCAGATCCCACCAACATAGGAACGCCATTTGAATAGTCAAAATGTTGGGATTTGTGAAATCTCTCCTTCCCCAGCTGTAgtaaagaagagagaaagcaTCTCTGCTCAACTGTAGGCCTTGATAAAGTTTTCACTTTCTATTAAAAACATAATGTAGTATAAGCTTACTATATTATGCAATCATTAAATCAACTATTTATATATTTAGAAtcagtgcaaacacaacagTCATGTAGTGACAATTTAAAGTAAAATTATTTACTGCTGCAAGTCATCAAAAACAACCAACATTGGGAGATGAGTATTGGGAGTTCTTAAAATATGAGTTGGGAAAGTTTCTCAGCATATTTGGGGGTGATCAAGACAAGGAAAAAAGGGCAGCTAAATAAGAAGTTTTTGCGGCTAGCTTCTCTTTCTCAACAGGAGGCCCTGTCTGGCAGGTACAGATGTGAATACAAAGTATTATAAATTACCTAAAATATTAGATAAATAGCTGCACTGTGGTACAATTTTATAGCAATTTATACACATCTAAATATTGTGAATCAACAGCCAACCCATTTACAGACTTAATCAATCATTGTAGCTTTATACCATGTGATGATAGGGATGCTTGCATTTCCCAtgaagaaaactaaaaaataacTGGAGTCCAGAGTCCAGGGTGTGATGGCATAACTGCTGAGTTGTATAAAGTGTTTGATGAAccactgtttccttttttggttGAGGTCTTTTCAGAAAGCATTGAGACAGAAGCTCTTTGAACAAATATGGCTCATTTTGTCATCACTTTGATttggaaacaaaacagacaggGCCTATCTGGAGAACTGGTGTCCTATCACACTTAAGTTGATGATTATAACATTTTGGCACTCATTTTTGCTGTTAGAATTAAAGAAAGTTTAAATACTATTATAGATTAAGTATGTCACGCATCATTAAAtaccacaaaagaaaaaaaattcatgGTTACAACGAGACTTATTAACGAGACTTATTATCCTTGAGGCAGAGAATGTTACTGTCAAAAGCTGAGGGCATGTCCAGACTTACTCACTGTATGTGGCTCTCTCTTTTGGATGGTGGCGTATTCTCCATAAGAATCACAATATGTTGTTTACTTTTGCGTGGGAAAACAAAAGTCACCTTGTTAAATAGCCAGTAATAATGATTACGAATCAGTGTttatattttggggattttgCAACTCTAAACAATGCATTTAAAATTAACTGATTTAAACAATTTATTAATAATCCCATTTTATCCaaaattatgtgtttttcagaACCGGTGATATgaagtttcttttattttgcaatTACACTACTATCAAAATCCCAAACCAGTTTTCAAATGTCATAAGCAATGCTTTTGGCTTGGTCTTTCCTGTTTAAACATACTGTAACTTCTCACTGCAGAGACATTACATTTGGAATAATAAGGATATTCTCTACAAAAAGAAatcttgtgtttttgaaaaCTGGCTCTGAAACAATATCATACTTGGTGGTCAAGGACTTGACTCAAATGGTAGGCTACATCTTCTCAGAGTTTTGAGAAAATACCAAATGTGTGGCGTTGGGTGGATCATGCTTTCCAGCAGAGCATCACAATAGTAATAGAAGAAGTAGGATTTTATTCCAACACATCATCTCAATTCTTTATATAATCCATATGTACATATCTCATATGTgcgttgctttggataaaagaatctgccaaatgactacttgtaaaaatgactaattgtaataaTCCCATTGTGGAATGGTATATTAGAGAATGCCAATTGGAGAGAGGTGAGCTCCTTGCCTCTCAAGTTTTTCTTTACAAATGAAGTGAGAGAAGTTGTGTTTATATTAGTTCACAGGTTGTAATCAGCAACATCTTTTCATTAGAGATATAAACAGGACATTGAaaaattcagccaaaaatgtCTCAAATTTGCTTTGCAATTGCTCTCATACAGAGAAATTTTGGTCAGACTTTCTACAGTTTATCCAAATATAcctttttgcttctttttgtttAGAGGATGCTTACTTTGGTATGTTTGATTttaagatggaaaatgaaagaatataTTCCAAATAAAACTTTTTGTCTTGCACGTACCACTTTCACGAATGCAAATCCattctttcctgtttttatgaaTGACCTCAATGAATATGTGGATGCGATAAAATATTCAAAGAACACTCAAGCTTTGAGGACTGTGCTATTTTAGGTATTTCAATATGTCTCAATATATAACATGCTGCCGCTACCTGTCATAGGCGAAAATAACAGGCTGCTACTACCTGCCAGCGCCACTAACAGGACCTCAATGTCTGTTGTCATTTACCCGGAAATTACGTCAAATGATACGTTCAGTATCAAACTCATGAAAACTTTTCagaagagagatgagaaaggCGCATCTCTAGTGCAATCAAATCCATTACAATTTGTTTTATGATCACTGAAGGTGCCTGTAAGGTCACCACAAGGTTAACGTTATCTAACGGGTTTGCTACTTCAGCTTGTATCAAAAATGCCTTGGCATCTTTTGTCTACCTATGTAAATAAAGACTTGTCGTTAGATTTAGCTTCGGAGCCGCTAAATTCATATACAAGACTGTAATattagctagcgttagctgtAGCTAGGTATCTTTTAAGTTACGCTGTGCCAAGCTGATCCAACCTACCGTCAAAACATTACTATGAAATATACCAAGTGTTGTAATCTTACTTGTTTATTGGGAGAATTCCCGGGCAGAATTGGTAAAGCCATGGCTGTAAAACACGTTGATACAACTCAGCTGCTGCTAATGTCCAACGGGCTGTTATTGGTTGCCATGGAAGCGTTTCGTTTATTGTTGTCTCTTGGCAACGTTCGCAACGGAAGGAACTAATTAATATTCGTGTGTATGCGACCAAAGTGAGACTTTAATGCACGCACAAATTTAGCTTTgtatcaaaaacacaaaggaaaaaccAATAGTTCAGGGCACACTGCATACCTGTATTGAACAAAACAGATCACAGAGCAACAAcgtttaaataaaacattacaaagtCTTTGTATTCTTGTCAGACCTGTAAAGAGGCAGATGTACTTTCATTTACTCTTTATGAACATAAAAAGGAGGAATCCAAGACTCAGGACTAAAAGACATAGTTGTACCACTGTATAAACATAAATGAGAAACAACtcattattttgttacttttattTGTTCATCAAACTTAGTAGACAAACCAGAACCTTCAGTGCCCAAAACAACAATTTTACTCaacaaaatacattaaaaaagaTAGAGGGGAGGCTGACATAACCCATAAAACATGAAGAACCTCTAAAAAAGGCGTAATGATCCCACATCTATCTGCACTCACCCTGAAGATGATTATgatgtttggaaatgaaaaaatacaacactGGCACTGACAGAGCCATGCAAAGGTGAATTTAAATCAACTTGCACTTGACTTGACTTACTTGAGCACAAGAAGGCAGTAATAACAGTGCATAATCTTTCATTGTGGTACAATGTCAGTttggtaaaaataaataaaaaattgcAACATTCTGATGGCCTTTACAATTTTTCCAATTTTTTCATGATATGTATCATTGTTTGGCCTGAAAAATGGAGTATTTATGGTCATTCTGGTCTAACCAGGAAGTCCCATATCATATCAACAGTGCTTGTCAAGTGGAGGTCCAGTTTTTAAGTTGACAAAAGGATGTGCATCTTATGTAGAAACATAGCCACAGACTAATCTGAAATTGGTTGCTTGCTGTCATTACACACTTAAAAACCATATAGCAATGATTTAGAATTCTTCCCTACAGTTTTTCCTgacatcaaacaaacacagactcatCTCATTTGACAGACCCTAAGATGCCAGGCCAAGCAGGAATCCTCCAATGAAACCACTTGTGACAacaatgtttttcttcacaAACTCTGTGgactgaaaaagacagaaaatgtatttcagtatataaagtagttacaATCCATTCTAGATTGGCATTAATTCTGAATGACATGTAACATAACTGAGTTAACTTAATAACTTTTTAAGTTGTGAACAAATTTTCAAAAGCAGGGACAGCTTGACTCACATTAAAGTGCAAATCATTAGAATCTTGTCAGCAGATGTGCTTGCACAGTGACTGCAGTTACCTGCTTCCTTGGCATGTTCGCATTGACAGCTTAAACAAAATCTTTATTAAGGAAAGAATGGCTGAAAAAACGGCATGTTTGACTACCTTATTGTGAATGATTTCCTCTTACTTTGCCTGACAATGAGAACAGACATTTTACAGTCTAAATAGCCACACAATGTAGCCGGTGACAGTGttgacactgacagaaaaagcaggTATGACATGCAGTTAGGTCTCAACGTCAAACCAGCGATGTTGCAGTTGTATGTTTAGCGTTTCAACCACAAGGCCACCAGGATGTACCAACTGTCTCCGTTTCAATTATGATGGAAGGATTAAAAATATTCCTCAAGACTGATAACGAAGTTCTGATTACCTTTTGTCAAaacaaattacagaaaaaaaatcataccTTCTCAACAAACGTGTTTAGCTCTGGGCCAGCTTGATTGGTACCCTTCTTTAACTGCCGCTTTGCTTTGTTGACATCTTTCTCTACTCTCTTCCAGTCCACTTGGATATAGCCAGTATTGTTAGCTATCTGGAGAGTCAGGTAAATGAAAAAGATTAGACAGATTCGCCAGAGTGTTTTTAATTCTGTTGAAAGGCTTAATACATACATGTTCATGCCTCATGATGCAAGAATACCTGTAACAGCAGAAGACCTCCCCCTACAGATGTCGCAGCAACTTTTCCAACTTTCTGGAAGAGATAGCCTACACACCTAAAATAATCCAGACAGAACATGAAGGTTAATCTCACATAAATCACTTCAACTGCCTTTAAAATGACCACTTTAAAGTATGGTGTGACATACCAATTGCACAATTGTAATGTTTTACGGTAGAAAGCATGGAATGTGTTTTCATAAGTGATGGATTGGATTTCTTGACATACCAATTGCACAATTATAATGTTTTACGGTGGAAAGCGTggaatgtgttttcatgagtgATGGATTGGATTTCATAATTGTCTTCCTAAAACATGGAACAAAATGCGAGATCAGAAAATAATCCGGGGCCATGAGTGACATGTTGAATTTAGCACTGGACTATTTCTGGACCATTCGAAATGTTTTCTATAATGCATATCATAAATATCCGTAGAAAACTAAGTGGGACAGTTAACGAGGAGCACCTCAAGGCTACACATTGAATTTCCAAGAGAATACTTACCAGCCACTCACTCCCCCTATGGCTATCTGTGTGGCCACGGAGTACTTCTCTGCAACGGGGCCAGAGTTTTTCCCGAAGAGTCGATTCCACCATCGCTGACGTTTGGCATATTGCGTCAGATCTACGACTTTGTCGTAAATCTCCTCTTCAAGCTCTATTCATACATGGAAAGAAAAATAGTCAGCATGCAATAGCAACGAAAGGATGCCCTTCAATGGTGACTGGCTAAATGCAAGTATTGCCATACTAAGTTCATCTATATACACTACCCCAGTTgctacaaacacaacattatgAACACTGTACTGGCGCATCTTAGTGATCAACCTCATCAGTTCAGGCATTTGTGTTACAGAAGTGTCAACATAGCTGACGACAACTCACTTAATAACTTGTCTGGGAACTTAGTAAAGTTCCTAGGTCAGACAATAAGTTAGCATGATCAGACAAGTAAGGCTAAACGACAGCTGAAAAGTTAGCTATTAATGCTACGTCTGAAGACATCGCGGTTTAAGAGGGAGGAGAGTTTTTAGAACACCAAAGTATAAAGTCAAACTTTGCAACATGGCTCGTGTACAATCCAAACGTAGAAGAACTGGGTCCCAGTTCAGCAAGAGATGTAGTGAGTTTGTAGGCCTTCTTACCCTTGTCGCGGTTCGCCATTTTGGAATACACTGGACTGTCCTCAGCTGCCTGCACGCTCAGCGTCATTCGCCTCATTTTATTGgtcaaagtgaaacagaaacCCAGTCAGGCACAGGTCTGCCTAAACAATGATATATTGATGTACAcgctgtaataataataacattattgttgttgttgttgttgttgttgttgttgtaataaTGTGTTTTGTAAGGTCCATTCAGTGCATGCGTAGCAAGTGGAAGCATAGTTATAActatttgaaaaataaatgaaaataaggcCAAGCAAAATCTACTCCTACTCTTAATATACAGCTGTAATTTCATGtaaaaacggaaaaaaaaaaaaaaaaaacattacaaaagtGACTAGACGGTGGGCAGAGTATGCCAGATTGCATACTCGATCATGTGTTGGGTGATCTGCAGTAGACTCACGATGCAGAAATGCTCTGAATGTGGTTAAGACACAGTTATGAACAGCCAAAGGTTTGATATTTaagcaaagttttttttccccacttaaATAAGGCAATGGCCACTGACAGAATACATAAATGTGTGCATGAATTcaatcaacaaaacaaagggGTAATTAGAAAAGTAGCAAGAATTGTTACTCGGGTAGGAAATATTTATCAAAACTGACTTTCATATATGCCTACAATCAGGTAGGGATGTCAGCGGGATAGCTCTTGTGAAATAAGCTGTTAAAACTGCATAGCTAAAAAAAGAATAGTAAGAACAAAGGGCATTCGAAGTGTAAAAAGGCCATCAAAATCATGATGCATCAAATGCAAAGAAATAGCACAAAAATGAGTCACCTGTTTTAAGCAGTTATACAGGTTGCTTGTTTTAAAAGATAAGTCCTatctgacagaaacacaggccTACTTTTATTTACAATATATTTATACCACTGATTGTGAGTCTGATAAAAGTAATTCTGTGGGATTTGAAAGAATGGGTTACTTTTAAGAAAAGCAAATTCATGTTGTTAGTCTGTTTTGATTTTCCAGAATTACCCAGGCTATACTATACTATAGATTTTACAGTCAGTTTTACTTCCTTCCCAACATACTTTGTGGTGATGTacaattttgttgtttggtAGTGTACTTTCCTTTTGTTACCTATAACTGAACCAAAGTAATCCTGTGGAGACATTTTATGAGTAGCCACCAAGAATTTTTAAAGCTGATTTTCTTCAGAAGTGAAGTTACAACCGATTAATATCAAAATAATTGCACAGTGTCCCATATGTATGTAATGGACAGTGTGCAGAACTTCTCTGATATTACATAATAATGTAGTTTCGTAGAGTAACAGTGGGAGTGTAAGCTAAACAAAATGATAAATTAACTATAAGAACACAAAGCCACAGAGAGCACCAATACATTTACTGTGGCACTGTCACGTACATACATTTAATAAATGTATGTGTAGTTGATGTAGTTGATTGTTTATCACTTTAGTGTTcattatctatctatctatctatctatctatctatctatctatctatcaaaaAGTACTGTATATCTGCAACGTTGCAAGAAGCATCCTTGACAGCCACCCCCAGTAGACAAATATGACAGTTATTATGGCCAATAGGTTGCGTTAAAATACAGTTACGTAATCATAATGTCGCGTGAGAAGCCAATCGCAGAACTGGAGGTGGGTCTTGAAAGGCCGTTTGATGTGTGCGTGAGCGTGTTCGTCCGCGTGTTCGCAACGCGTCAATCGGAGACGTTCACGTGACTGCACACGCCAGCCAGTCATTGGTCAGCGTGAGCAAAGGGCGTGCCGACAGTGGCGGCGTGTGTTTGCCTATGTGACACAATTACAACAACTTTGAGCCGATGGTTGGGGAAGTTTGCGATATTATTAAGTAACACTCACTCCTAAAACCCAACATTACATCAACTTCATGCATAAATTGGCACTGGAATACACGCTGAGTTTCGATGTACAATGAGGAGAGTGGAAGGTAACTTGAAGGGGTCATTTCCTTGAGGATTTGGCAAGAATTACGTTACGCCCCGTTTTAGTCCTGGATAGGTGTGCAACACTTTTCGCTGTTATTGCGTTTTGCCGGAGTAACTCGGTGCCGTCGATCTTGCCATTTCTTTTCCATGAAATCGTGCGGAGTGTCGCTCACAGccgctgcctctgctgctgctcggaGACTTGGCGTTGCTGGTAATGACGAGGAGAAAATGGCGTCGGCAACAGCGACTGAAATCGAAGAGGACTTTCCGAAGCTAACAGCGCAAGAAAAAGAGAGCTTGGTCGGAACTGACAGGTCAGATGATCTGTTGCGTAAACACTCTTATCCGCTTATTTTCTGTAATATGTTTTTTCATGGCTCAGTTTGAAACGACAAATGTGATTGCCCCGAAGTAATACGGAACCGCCTGTGTGCGTTGTCTGTCCTCTACTTGCAGTTCACTGTTTGGATTTCATAGGCTTCAAGAAGATGGCGCCAGAACGAAGGCCTTGCTGTTAAAGGTATGCTGCAGAATAGGATCGCAGTCGCCTCACTCAGTTATCTCCTGTGATTAGTGCATATCCCACCTGAAATAAGTGGTACAGACCTCCACACGCCACTCTTGCTACATGGCTAGCCGCGACACACACAAGCCTCAATTTTCCCAACTTTGAAGCTGGTCCACCGTCTGACTGTAAAGCAGCTTTCAAGTATGGACGTCAGTCTTACatttattaaacagcatttgcaCTGCAAAACACAGGCGAAAACTACTCAAGTACATGTCTGTAATGCTTATGATAATAGACAGGTCCAAATTAGCAGACACGACGTTATAAAACTACAGGACGACATGAATCTCCACCCTGTTAGAATCGGTGGTGTCATCGGTTGCTGAGAAAATAGATTCCATGCAAGCGAAGTAATAGTATCTACTGTTGAAAACGTGTTTGTCACAGCGTGACTGTTACACATCAACACAATGATCcttgaggagcagcagcaggcatgTTGTGAAGAAACCACACTGATGTTCAACTGCCGTTACTCCGCGTGTTACATATGCTGTGTAGTCAAGTGAAAACCATGGGGCTCTTCAGGTGAGGTTAACAAATGTAACACCTTGCTACCTAGCTAATTGTAAGTTGCAAAAGTATGGCAACGAGTGTTAGGGAGGGAGGCTGCACACTGCCTTAACGCTTATCGAGAGAAGAGGCATGAAGTTGACCGATATGTTGGATGGAAAGCCTCTAACGTTGTACCATCCGTTCTATCCTCTTTAATGGCAGCTAGAGTTTGGGTTGTGCGTCAGCTCACTCTCGTACCATGTCGCGGCTAATTGTCCACCggttttctctctccttcactgggACACATAGCGAACATTACTGTGGCGTCATGTAAACATTATCGAGGGggaaacaaatacacactggcAGTTTAGGCTTGCAAAATAATGGCTGCTTGAATTGGTCCAAGATGGCGGGGATGGGAAGAAAATACCCAGCAAACGTTTGCTAGCTAactagcagcagcagtggctaGGCTAATCACCAGTCGCAAAAACCTTATCACGATGACGGCGTTCAGTGTTTGTAACAAAGATGATTGATCACAAGGCGGAAGCCAGGGGCACCCGCTGAACTGACGGTACAGTGCATGATGCACGGAGTAATCGTGTTCATGCAGTCCGTGTTCCCCCCGTTACGCTGCCTGTGCTTTATTCGTGTCTTCAACATGTGG
This window encodes:
- the fundc1 gene encoding FUN14 domain-containing protein 1; amino-acid sequence: MRRMTLSVQAAEDSPVYSKMANRDKELEEEIYDKVVDLTQYAKRQRWWNRLFGKNSGPVAEKYSVATQIAIGGVSGWCVGYLFQKVGKVAATSVGGGLLLLQIANNTGYIQVDWKRVEKDVNKAKRQLKKGTNQAGPELNTFVEKSTEFVKKNIVVTSGFIGGFLLGLAS